The bacterium genome segment CCCACGACGGTGGCGGTGAAAGTACGATGGTCGGGGAGCATGACGGTGACCTTGTAGGCGCCCTCGACCACATGATTGTTGGACAGGATGAGGCCGTCGGCCGACACCAAGATACCGGTGCCGCCTCCTTTCTCGACCCTCGGTCGGCGCTGGGTATGCGGTTAGAACTGCTCCGTGCCCGGCGGCTTCTGGCGCTGGGGCGCGGTGTTGGTCTTCTGGGTTCGGATGTATTCGCCGGGGAGACGGCGGAGGCCTGGCGCGTTGGCGCCTGGGGCAGCAGTCCCGTCTGGGGCTGGGCCTCGGTGGCGCCCGGCAGCTGCAGGGCGCCGGCGAAAAAGAGGCCAAGCATGAAGGCGAGGCTGACAAGGCTTCCGAACTTCAACCAATTACGGGTGCGGACGGACATGGTGCCTCTCTCGGTCGAAAATGTATTGACACAGGCCCTGCGCGGGGCGGGGGTTTTCCATCGTAACCCGGATGCGCAAGGCCGTCGATTGGTCGCGACCTACTTCTTGGAATCGTCAACGATCTCGTAATCGGCCTCGACCACATCCTCCGCAGGGGTTGCCCCCGGCTCAGGGGCAGCCGCACCGGGCTCGCCGCCGGCCTGCGCGCTCTGGTACAGCGAGGCGCCCGCCGCCGAGTAGGCGGCGTTGAGGTCGTCGAGGGCCCGGCGGATCAGGTCGGGATCGCCGGTCTTGAGCGCTCCCTTGCCGCCTTCCAAGGCGTTGTCCAGCCTGGACTTGACTTCGGTGGAGAGGCGGTCAATCCATTCCTTGCTGTCCTTCTCGACCTTGTACATCAGTCCATCAAGTTGGTTCCGCGCCTCGATTTCGTCGCGACGCTTCTTGTCGTCGGACGCATGGGACTCGGCGCTCTTGACC includes the following:
- a CDS encoding Hsp70 family protein, which codes for LGGVTTVLIPRNTTIPTKKSEVFSTAEDNQTTVEIHVLQGERQMAVDNRTIGKFQLTGIPPAPRGMPQVEVTFDIDANGILHVSAKDKTTGKEQKIRIEASSGLSDQDIEKMVKSAESHASDDKKRRDEIEARNQLDGLMYKVEKDSKEWIDRLSTEVKSRLDNALEGGKGALKTGDPDLIRRALDDLNAAYSAAGASLYQSAQAGGEPGAAAPEPGATPAEDVVEADYEIVDDSKK